One Lysinibacillus fusiformis genomic window carries:
- a CDS encoding phage head morphogenesis protein, whose product MAKKVPITRFPDAAAVTYSRAIRKMVLELGNETLKQFEKNVEPLLNESRQDSKEFVVDGILDNIKRMLKAVKSKADKIFSEIKIHSTAQKFVYNINLFNKHNVENQLAVRGINPTQREPWLETFIISRINDNVGYIRNIEDDYLDQIRNVVQDGVTEGRSTRQIRESILERVDVAESRAQFIAVDQAGSILGQMNAERHQQIGIDKFKWLTSQDERVRDSHKVLSDKIFSYDDPPTVNGRTVLPGEDYRCRCVAIPVFDDEESD is encoded by the coding sequence GTGGCTAAAAAAGTACCAATCACTCGTTTTCCAGATGCTGCAGCAGTTACTTATAGTCGTGCTATTCGGAAAATGGTGCTCGAATTGGGTAATGAAACTCTTAAACAATTTGAAAAGAATGTTGAACCGTTATTGAATGAATCCAGACAAGATAGTAAGGAGTTTGTGGTAGATGGCATTCTCGACAATATTAAACGAATGCTGAAAGCTGTTAAAAGCAAGGCTGATAAGATATTTAGTGAAATAAAAATACATTCCACAGCGCAAAAATTTGTGTATAACATCAATCTCTTTAACAAACACAATGTTGAAAATCAACTTGCGGTCAGAGGTATAAATCCAACACAAAGAGAACCATGGCTAGAAACATTTATTATCAGCAGAATTAATGACAATGTAGGGTATATCAGAAACATTGAAGATGATTACTTAGACCAAATAAGGAATGTTGTTCAAGATGGTGTGACAGAAGGACGATCGACTCGACAAATACGCGAGTCGATACTTGAACGAGTGGATGTTGCCGAAAGTAGAGCTCAATTTATAGCTGTAGATCAAGCAGGTTCTATATTAGGTCAAATGAATGCTGAAAGGCATCAACAGATTGGTATAGATAAATTTAAATGGCTTACATCACAAGATGAGAGAGTAAGAGATTCACATAAGGTTCTAAGTGATAAGATATTTTCTTATGATGACCCACCAACTGTAAACGGCAGGACTGTATTGCCTGGTGAGGATTATCGCTGTAGATGCGTTGCTATTCCCGTTTTTGATGATGAGGAAAGTGACTAA